One genomic segment of Flexibacter flexilis DSM 6793 includes these proteins:
- a CDS encoding vWA domain-containing protein, with the protein MFSEANNIWEWFSGIWFAPATLLSFDYEFPILLYGIPAVPLLFFLRWLLFFRFRQKIEIAFFEGEVKRSWGSLLRFVPDIIQALSLMLILFALARPQRTNEQIEQYTEGIDIMLVLDLSESMRIEDFKPNRLEASKEVARKFIAGRFQDRIGIVVFAGDAFSLSPLTTDYKLLDTYLSEIDFGLISKPGTAIGSALGVATNRMRESKARSKVMILISDGENTAGNIDPITAAELAKAYGIKIYSIAVGKEGAVPVGTDAFGNTVYEENTLDETTLRKIASIGEGQFFRASNNKALDEIFNKINTYEKAEIKETRFKDTRDFYHIYLTWAIVFFLLWLATKNTFMSNALED; encoded by the coding sequence ATGTTTAGCGAAGCAAATAATATTTGGGAATGGTTTTCGGGAATTTGGTTTGCCCCCGCAACGCTACTTTCTTTCGACTACGAATTTCCGATTTTGCTTTATGGCATTCCTGCCGTTCCACTGCTGTTTTTCTTGCGTTGGCTACTATTTTTTCGTTTTAGGCAAAAAATAGAAATTGCATTTTTTGAAGGCGAGGTAAAAAGGAGCTGGGGCAGCTTGTTGCGCTTTGTACCCGATATTATTCAGGCCTTGAGCCTTATGCTTATTCTGTTTGCGCTGGCACGTCCGCAGCGCACCAACGAACAAATAGAGCAATACACGGAAGGCATAGACATTATGTTGGTACTGGATTTGTCGGAGTCTATGCGCATCGAAGACTTTAAGCCCAACCGCTTGGAAGCCTCTAAAGAAGTTGCCCGAAAGTTTATCGCTGGGCGTTTTCAAGACCGCATTGGTATTGTAGTTTTTGCGGGTGATGCGTTCTCTCTTTCCCCATTAACTACTGATTATAAACTACTTGACACGTATTTAAGTGAAATAGATTTTGGACTTATCAGCAAACCAGGTACGGCCATCGGCAGCGCGTTGGGCGTTGCAACTAACCGCATGCGGGAATCCAAAGCGCGTTCTAAAGTAATGATTCTCATCAGCGACGGCGAAAACACAGCAGGAAATATTGACCCAATCACCGCCGCAGAACTCGCAAAAGCCTACGGCATCAAAATTTATAGTATTGCGGTGGGCAAAGAAGGTGCCGTTCCTGTCGGGACAGATGCTTTCGGCAATACGGTTTACGAAGAAAATACATTGGACGAAACGACTTTGCGCAAAATTGCATCTATCGGAGAAGGTCAGTTTTTTAGAGCTTCCAACAACAAGGCTTTAGACGAGATTTTTAACAAAATCAACACTTACGAAAAAGCAGAAATCAAAGAAACGCGTTTCAAAGATACGCGCGACTTTTATCACATTTACCTGACTTGGGCAATTGTCTTTTTCTTGCTTTGGTTGGCCACCAAAAATACATTTATGTCCAACGCCCTCGAAGACTAA